tcctttgaaaaatctcagccttgaTCCGCCTAGATTTTAACTAAGTGTACGGAAAACAAAATGAGTGCATTATAGCATCACCTTTGTTACACTTTAGAGACAGTTTAGTAATATTTTATGTTAATCCCATTTTTAATTAAGGATTATAGGGCAAATCCCCTCCCTGTTTCCCAATCAGAGTAGTGGGCTGGGCTTTGGGGAGAGTCACAGGGGAAATGTGAGGAATCAACACCCTTTTCCTGCTGTCCTCCAAACTGGCTGTGGGGCAGCAACTGAGCTACTTTATGGAGCTGCACCCACCTCAGTGTTCTATGGTGATCAGACTATATAACTATAACCCGACTATAAaagcatgtatgtatgtatgtacaatTACatgtctccttccttccttccttttgtgtCTGCTTCCGTCTTATAGTACAAAGGGGCCTAATCCcgattggggcctctgggtgctaccataatataaatattacctTTGTGCATTTCTAAGCTTAACTCACTATGgaataaacattttaaagggaACTTGATACAGAGGGAACAGTTCACAGTTTCTAGTGGGAGATGAGGGGAACTGTTGGATGTCATTAAAACAAAATGCCTGGTATTGTACTGTTCTGTCTTAAAAGATTGATCAGTTCCTATGTTGTCACAGGTTTTCTCTTTTATTACCACATACATGGGCGAGCCATGCTGGATTTTCATGTTCATCAGTTACTTTTAGTGGCTATCTTTGGAGCAGCTTTTTGCATATTTCTGGAAGTCTTCTTCCGCGGCAGCATTGTCCTTGAGATGCTCCGGACGAGTCTCTGCATTCTGCAAGGTAGCTGGCTCTGGCAGGTGAGTCAATGTTTCCAGCTATTAGGATTCCCTCCTTTGATTGTAATACTTGCTTTATCCCTttgctgcttctccactggcatGCTGGTACTTCAGATGTGACCTACTATGCATTTACACAGTGCCTTTTatgcacagatctcaaagcactcatAAATAACGACTAATCTTGAATTTCCCTGTGAGGATATAGAAGTGCTTagtacacattttacagatggggaagccatTTTACCAGTACATCTGTTTTCCCAAGGCCAGATATTGACTCAATGCGTGAactaagaatagaacccaggagttcagaTTCAGTCCTTTGCTGTAATGACTAGACATTCCCAACCCTGGAAAATACTGTATGAACTATGTAAACCAACAGTTACTTAGTGGTGCTACATAAATGCAGTGTTTTTTACAGATAAAGTAAGTCCACAATTCAGAAAATCTGCAGGAAAATTAATAAGTAAATGCTCATCAAAGCACAGTCAAGGTAGAAGATGGAGGAAAGGCCATGTGAACAATTCATTGGCATTGCTGTAAAGagcagcggtggctccaggcaccagcgctccaagcacgtgcctggggtggcaagccgcggggggcgccctgccagtccctgtgagggtggcagtcaggcagccttcggcggcatgccgtgggaggtctgctggtcccgcggcttcggcggcactttggtggcgggtacaccgaagccgcgggaccggcggacctgccgcaggcatgctgccgaatctgcgggaccggggacttcccacaggcacgccgccaaaggcggcctgcctgccgtgcttggggcagcaaaaaagctagagccgcccctggtaaagaggaaggaaagggagaaGTATCTTGAATGTGTTGGATCGGTCCCATCTCtctttttcctaaaaaaaaatctcaagtgATCAGTCTATATCCTGATTCATCACTCCAAGCACAGCTTGCCAGTTTCAAAACTTTGGAAGTGGAACAGGTAAAACAAGTGCCCCAAACTTTAATACTTCAGCAATATGGGCACTAGCATCAGTCACGAGCATTACCTCATATAAGTCTAATAGACATTCCTATCACCATTTTGTCATTCCATATACTTAGTTGGTGTTTAGTAGACATACACCAATTAATTTGCTACTCTCAGGACAGTGTACTCATGAGAGAAATGGTGGTAAATATTCGTTGTATAAATCACTGCTGTCTAACAACAGAAGTAGGAATATCAGCAATCTTATGCTGGAGAACTGTGGTTGCTATAGTAACTTTTCTTTCCCTTATGTCTAGACTggcttcccccctttttttttttttaaacatgttggCCAGACATGGTGAATGAAAATGTGTGGGGTTCTTTAGAAGAACTAGACATTTAGCACCAAGTCAAATATTTAAACACTTGCACTAGCAAAAAAAGAAACCTCTTCAATTGCAAACTTTTCCATAATTGAGCTCAAGAAAAATGTCCAGTGTCTCAGAACTTACTGCTGTATTTTgttgttccatgatttttttctcttgaCTAAAAAGTTTTACAACAGAATAGTTAGACATAGTCATTTAGCTTTCCTTGTCTATCTTGTCCTCATTAAGAGAGGTAACTTATTACAACACAAGgaattaaatagaaaaacagagttctcagaTACAAGGGTGGCTTTTTTGACACTTGCATGACAGACTTCAACTCTATGTGTGGATTGAATACCACATACTGGCTGCAGAGTGGCAAATTTGTAAAAGATGAGCAGCTTTCCTTTTGTATTGCCAATGCCCTGATTAATCAGATTCTCTGCATGTGAAGCAAAATACAGTCAATCCAACTCAAATGTTCTCAGCCAGACTGTTGAGAACTGATGCTAGAGGGGACAAGATAGCCTAAGGAACCAGTACTGTTCAAGTGAAACCCTGGTCAACAATAACAGTCGCTAGCATCTGATTGCTGTTTGATGGCTTATGTGAAAATAGTTTGATCTTTTCCAGCTCCTAATAGACTGGTGTCCATGTCTCAAAAAGTCACCATCATAAGGGGCACTAGCTTGGATAAATGTGTTAAATTTTTGTAATAGTTTGGAAAGAAATCTCACTCGCCATCTATAGAATACATACAGTTCTTATTAGTCTTTACTGATTTAATAAAAAGTGACACTGAAACATGTTTTCAACATGTAAGTTAAAGTCCCCTCTCttgaaatgaataaataattaaaatccaACCATTATTATTTGCAATCTAACCTGATTATTGCCCCCATCCCGCAACAGAATCTTATTAATAACCAGGCTTTTGGAGAAGGGGGAATGCAATAAGGGCTAGTATTTGTGGGTAGGTGGGTAATCTTTGACTCTGACAGTTTTCTGGCTGGTAGTGTTTCCCACTTTCAGAGTACAGAAGGAGAGCCGCTACTCAGTCCTCTTGTACCACACAAGCCTGACTCTCACAGGATCAGTTGGGCTGGTGCAGAGTTCCCCTTCATAGGAGATAATACAGGGCTCTCTGGAATTGGCCCTGTATCTTTGATGGAATTTATTTGTCTTTCAGCACTACAGTGCAGTTTTAGAAATAATCTAATTTAAGTATGATGCTGTAAAATTGTTTTGTTATAATGTTCTTAGATGTAATCTTCaatacacttaaaaaaacaatCTGCAAACGTTTGCCGTGTGACCTATGCCCGACATGTAATGCGTGGTATGGCTCAGAACAAATGTCAGATGAATGTtattaaataaatttaatttaattacagATTGGTTTTGTACTTTATCCTCCAAATGGCAGACTGGAATGGAACCAAATGGATCACAATAATATGATGTTCTTGACAATGTGCTATTGCTGGCATTATGCCTTTGCTTTTCTTATACTTGCAATGAATTACACTATTGTCAGCTGGTAAGTTAACTACAGAACTAAAACTTTGGAGAACCATGTGTCAGTTGCACCGAGTGTAGGACTTTAGGCTCATGGGATAAagtccccccctctcctcccaagaTAAAATAAAGATAGGCTTTGCTCATTCATGGCCATTACATCACTGATCATTCCAGTGAAAGGGAAAATAAGTACTTTGTGAACAGAATGGTATTTCACCATTGTTAACTGGCATCTCATGTAAATTGAGCTACTTTTGACATTGTTTAGAATTGCATTACAAAAATCAGAGCTGGAAAATAccttctagatcagtggttcttaacctttcaagactactgtacccctttcaggagtctgatttgtttttgGTACCGCAAGTTTCACctccacttaaaaactacttgcttacaaaagcaTAAAACTACAaatgtgtcacagcacactattgctgaaaaactgcttactttctcattctgtctgtatgaaattttggtttgtattgactttgcttgtgctttttatgtagcctgttgtaaaactaggcaaatatctagatgagttgatgtaccccctggaagacctctgcaaacccccaggggtattctacccctggttgagaaccacgttCTAGATCGCTAAGAATCAAGATGGGGCAGTCCCTACAGCATGGTGACAGATAGTGCTTGTCTGTGCCAGTTTTAAATGGCTCAAGACAAGTGGCTATTACCACTTCATTTGGAGACTGTTGCACAGACCAAACAGATTTCATTGTTAATATTTTCCCATGACTAAATTTTCTTTTGGCCAGTTTTATCCCATTATTCCTAACTATAGCCATGTGCCTGGTCTCACAGTGTTTAATCTGAGAAAACCCCCACTGAAGTCCTGTTTTTCTGTGGAATGGTATATTGGAGGAATCAGGTTTGATCACTGTGACAGCAATGTCTAGCCCATCTACCTGTTGTATCATCTTCCTTGGTGTTTATACCCTTTTCCATTCTTGTAGGCAGTTATATCCCTGCTCGGTCATTCTTTGGCCATATTTAGTTCTTCCAGTTTTTCCTCATAAATCAGTCATTCTGGCTCCTtgataataaaaatgattaactTTGTGTCCCCTGTAACAATAACCAGATTAGCATTTGATTCATTGTTTAGTTTAGAATGTAAAATTACGTGGCAAAcctcttcttttctttccccccactgTCTCCAGGGTAGTTCGTTCAAAGATTAAACAGGCCCAGTCCGTGGAGATGGGATTACTGAAAACATCCGAACGAGATCAGGAATCAGAAGACGAAATCTAGTTTTGTATAAATTCTGTTTTACCACTTTGCCTTCTTCATCATTAAGATAATTTTTACCTCATTTCTAGACTAGTTTACCATCTTGTTTGTTCTTCATATAACTCGCTATGCAAGTATCATCCATAAAGTACTGTATACTGCTACATAATTAGATTCTTATTTGCAGAGTGTAGGCCTTATATTAATGTGGTGTTTCCATTAGTACATTGTTCATCACATGCTTtagtggaaaaatattttcctattAGATGAACTTAGATTGGATGGGGTGACATTGTCAAGTAAAAATCAATTCAGCCCATTAATAGCTGAGCAACATGTTCTCCTCCTGCTGTTGGAGAAACTGGTAAATTTCCATATCTAAATATGTCAAAAAAGCTGAATTTGCTGAATTGCCAGGCATGTACATAAAATAATTGTACAGAACTTTAAAACAATGGAATAAGCACATTATTGATGGAGACCTACATCTGCATTGTCAAGAATATCTTTGCTTGTTGTTTCAAATGAAATAGCAAAAAACTGCAAATTGCAAACCCATGTAGCATTTATCTGCACAGTCTATCCTTTGTTCGTTACCACATGTGCTCTACCAAACTTCTGCAAGGAGATCAAGTAAGTGTAGAAATGACCACTGGGATTGCCCATCATGAGGGGAAGTTACTCATTGCAGTGACTTGACACTCCTATCACCCTTCGCTTtgacaagcagtacattgacccTACTTTACAGCCAGGGgtattggaacaatttttatagtgggggtgctgaaagcctttgaacaaaactgtaaaccctgtatatgatggaaaccatgtatgtGGTTGTtactactacttcaagccagggggtgctgctgcacccccagcacccttagttccacaCCCCTGTTTACAGCAAGTATAGCAACTTTCTATAGAAAGGCTGCTGTATGTCAAACAGGGCAACATCAGGCGTCCAAGTTAATTCTGTACCCTAAATTCAGCTCCTTTCCCATACTGCAGTCTAGTGGGATTTCAGTAAGGCACTGGGGCAGTCACATAACTGGATGCAGTGCACAAATCCACATGCTGTGCTCAGCAATGGCAGCATATGTACTTGGACGCAGTCTGCAGCTTAGGGACCTGCTCTGTTCTCTCTGCACTCTCTTGGAGGATGTTGATCATTGTAGAATAGAGTGCTGTATGGACACACGCACACagtgatcattttaaaatcaactcCGCAGGCTTCTTTGTGCATTTCTGAATGTATAGTAATTTGTACTGTACAAATGATTCTGTGAGGTGCCAGGTTTCAACTCCTGCTGCCGTAAGGATACATTCCAATATGAATTGTAGGATTAGTAAATGAATAATACATGGCAAAGAACATTAGTGAGCCTTACTGCATGGAAGCATACTGCCCCCAGGAGGTTCAGTACTTGAAGTACATCTGTAACACAACTCATTCTTTAAAAAGCCTATAGTAGTAATAGGGCATGACTGGACATCTGCCATTCAGCAACaattactcctgggagaattctgcaccaaaaaattaaaaattctgttcacaatattttaaaattctgcatattttatttgtcaaaatactgCAATATAATCACTCTGGttccaattattttggtaatttatttaaactacaatataatGGAtagagaatgggagtggggagcaaatccccttgcctaatagtaatgtagctaggtgtAACCCTTTATTTcaagtcaacaaatatatgcagccatatgctcagtgttacaacaTAGGCAAGTGAGGGCAGaggaatcaaactcacaatttatgtTGGCACTGCCCATCTCTGAAAGGACAGTAGCCAACAGTTCATAGAGCACATTgtgataggaaattttttcagtacaaacatttagaccagttctaatcactaaagcaccatcagcatttataaggccatactgtcttTTACCCTGggcactctggcaatgtaaagaagccttaaaacttttacacctgttttatactcctggggaaattcacaaagacaatgggaacactaagcaggcaggctcctacattctgctctgcctgaggggacagagcctgccccatgccTTCCTCCTCAGAAACAtcccgaagccctgcccctccatgctgaATGTGCTGCAATAGCgagtgagagggacagagtgtccctctctctctctcacatgcatcCCCCTCCCAGCAGTGATTTACATCTCTACCGGCTCCTCTGAGCACCCAAACTGACCTGCctgcactgctggggaggggcacatAACAGGTCttctggcttccctttgcttccctgccagaagtcatttttctgtggagaagcaaagaaatctgcaggggacatgaattctgtgcacgcACAGTGacgcaaaattcccccaggagtaaacaatGCCTGTTATTGTAGGTTCCACTGCCAGAGAAGTGAGTACAATAGGAATTCTGAAGGCAATGGAACACAGCAGCCATCAACTGTAGGGCAGTTACTCTGCAAAAGGAGCCTCTTGCTTTCAGAAtacatccttttaaaatattaatatttatatattatactcATTGCATTTAAAAACAGGATGTTGCACAGTAACGTAATGTAAAAATTCCAGCCCACTGGGACTGAAACTAGAGACATACTTTTTTTTCTCTTAGTTCTCTCATGTTTTCATCATACACTCCAAGGCAAGATCCCGGTTCTGCAGTCCTTATGTAAGCAGTCACACTCACTGATGGAGGTGAGTAAGAGCGGCAGGATCTGGATCTAAATTTGTGTGCTTCATCTGAATTTATCCTTGTCCTTTTGATATAAAGCAGAAAAAAGTATAGCTTAAATAAAGCTAATTGCAGTAAGACTACCACTCTAAAAATATAAAACTATTATTTAAAGTAGTTTAT
The Emys orbicularis isolate rEmyOrb1 chromosome 1, rEmyOrb1.hap1, whole genome shotgun sequence DNA segment above includes these coding regions:
- the TMEM45A gene encoding transmembrane protein 45A codes for the protein MGNFKGHALPGSFFLLFGLWWSVKYPLKYVCRKNKNACYLGSRAGFQRLEFIEGIVKAVFALIGMIAEQFVPDGPHLKLYNYEEKHWDHLMNWQHATMYLFYGISGLVDIVAHGTNALPVALDRMMLSLAVFIEGFLFYYHIHGRAMLDFHVHQLLLVAIFGAAFCIFLEVFFRGSIVLEMLRTSLCILQGSWLWQIGFVLYPPNGRLEWNQMDHNNMMFLTMCYCWHYAFAFLILAMNYTIVSWVVRSKIKQAQSVEMGLLKTSERDQESEDEIYSLMFSSYTPRQDPGSAVLM